From a region of the Eleutherodactylus coqui strain aEleCoq1 unplaced genomic scaffold, aEleCoq1.hap1 HAP1_SCAFFOLD_99, whole genome shotgun sequence genome:
- the LOC136598638 gene encoding histone H4, whose product MSGRGKGGKGLGKGGAKRHRKVLRDNIQGITKPAIRRLARRGGVKRISGLIYEETRGVLKVFLENVIRDAVTYTEHAKRKTVTAMDVVYALKRQGRTLYGFGG is encoded by the coding sequence ATGTCTGGTCGCGGTAAAGGAGGGAAAGGTCTGGGGAAGGGCGGCGCCAAGCGGCACAGGAAGGtgctccgtgataacatccagggcatcaccaagcctgccatccgccgTCTAGCTCGCAGGGGAGGCGTCAAGCGTATCTCCGGTCTTATCTACGAAGAGACTCGCGGCGtcctgaaagtcttcctggagaacgtgatccgcgacgccgtcacctacaccgagcacgccaagcgcaagaccgtcaccgctatggacgtggtgtacgcgctcaagcgccagggccgcactctctacggcttcggaggttaa